The following DNA comes from Dermacentor albipictus isolate Rhodes 1998 colony unplaced genomic scaffold, USDA_Dalb.pri_finalv2 scaffold_16, whole genome shotgun sequence.
ttgttgtttCCAGGCTGTGTTCCCTTGTGCTAGTGACACGTGTGGGTGGCAGTGTTTTTGAGCAGCGCCATGAACAACGCACTGCTCGCGTGGTTCCTCGCGCGACGGCGGGAACAACATACCCGCTCCAGCCGTGACGCCTTCGCCATGAGGGGAGCAGCGTTTCGGCGCCATTTCCGGATGACGAAGAGTGCCGTCCGGCTGCTTTGCAGCGAGCTTGCCCACTTGCTGGAGCCGCCGACCGCGGGGGGCCTGAGCGTTGAGGACCAAGTCCTCTGTACCCTCAGGTTCTTTGCAACTGGCAGCTTCCAGTCGTCAGTCGGCAGTGAGGCGGCCATCGACATGTCGCAGGCGTCTGTAAGCCGCTGCATTGCAAAAGTCGCGCGGTCCATTGTTCAGGTTGGGAAGGAGCAAGGATGGGTGGCCTTCCCACGCACCGCCGGCGAGCGAGCTGCAATTAAGCAAGGGTTCTTGCAGCGGGGCAGGCTCGGCGGCGTGATTGGGTGCGTGGATGGCACGTTCATCGCCATCGTCGCCCCGAACCTCCCTCCTGCCCAGAAGGCAACGTATTGGTGCCGGAAGGGCTATTACGCCCTGAATGCAATGGTGGTAAGTTGTAAACGAAATTGCATGTAATGGAACAAAAATTAATGGACAGCCATTGGCATCACCGTAACACAATTGTCTGCAATGTGTTTCAGGTGTGTGACTCGGACTTGAGGGTCCTGCACGTTGACCCGCGATTCGCTGGGTCGTGCCACGACGCGCACGTGTGGCGGTACGCGTCGCTTCGCCGGCGCATTGCCAGCGGCCGCATTGCCGTCCAATACGGAGAGTACCTTCTTGGTGAGTAGTGACGAAGTTGCTCTCAAAAGAAAACTGTACTCGATGCGTGTGTGTGATGTCCTATGTCGCGTAAGAAGGCGGAAAAAGTGACTGCTATCTTTCTATGTGCAGGCGACAGTGCGTACCCCCTGGAGCCGTGGCTCCTGACACCTGCGCCCGGCCACCCTGCCCCGCACACACCGGAAGGGCGCTACAACGCCGCGCACACTTCCGCAAGGTCAGCGGTGGAGCGGTGCATCGGCGTCATGAAGAGCCGATTCCGATGTCTGCAGCGGCACCGCGCCTTGCATTACGGGCCCAAAAAGGCAGCGACGATTGTGGCAGCGTGTGCGGCACTGCACAATCTGTGCATTGACGAAGATGTGCCGCACACGGGCCGCGTGTACtcaggagacgacgacgacggcgaccgtCCGCATGGCTCAAGCAGCGCAGGACAGGGTGAACCACCTCGGGCCAGACGGGCACTGTATTTGCGCGGGAGGGCGGCACGTACAAGGCAGATTGCAATACTGTCGATTGCTCGCAATCGCCACTTGCAGCATGTGCAGAGAGCGGTTTGCCACGCACGTCGCCTGCAACGCTAGGCCGGAGCAGTTTACCCGTtgctgctcccacgtgcaaggcacctgtcaccgcccccttctgcccgagcagtgtgcgtccctttgtgccagacgctctcacgtgctgacacttgcgcctcctgtgctggctgtgcttgtggttttgttgctgcctccccttgccgCTCCCAAgtgcaaggcacctgtcaccgcccccttctgcccgagcagtgtgcgtccctttgtgccagacgctctcacgtgctgacacttgcgcctcctgtgctggctgtgcttgtggttttgttgctgcctccccttgccgCTCCCAAGTGCAAAGCacctgtcacccccccccccttctgcccgagcagtgtgcgtccctttgtgccagacgctctcacgtgctgacacttgcgcctcctgtgctggctgtgcttgtggttttaacgcgatagcgttaaggagctcgtgtcgcagaaaagccggtgtcgttggcgtcgggtgtcggcgtcggcggcgttgaccgtgagcgataaatcacggcaggcgcttcataaataaaaagcaacttccaagattggcccggcgggaatcgaacccaggtctccggagtgtgagacggagacgctaccactcagccacgagttcgatgcttccaagcggtgcaaacgcgcctctagtgaatgcggtgttgccttcgaaaccagccgtggaaagttatactgcggtgtatatcggtaattatgaacatgtaacgtacagaagtcacaattacacgagttgcgaagtgcgtttccgctgcatttcttttgcgctttccgcacacgcatagccatcttgcggcaaacacagaagaccccctcctctcaatgtacggcgctgccccgacaggaggcgcgccgcgcgcgcattgggaccgctgccaggcgcgtcgcgggactccctctcccctgacgacgcttcgccgggctcccggtttagattactatctatctctctgcccgtgccgatcacgacgtttggctggcgtagatcgtttcccctccgagacaccgagttctttggttcgtttcgttcgctcaggcgcacgtttcgttgtcgcgccgaacgctgcgttgctcgacgttcaccgcgtgataggtgggcgctaagtccgatgcggggcgcatcgtaagtgattgctgtgccgtagcgcattgtcttataccccttggcgggtcgacgggaacgctgtcgcgtcccactcttgaaggcgaagcttaagcgtcctccaatttttgttgctgcctccccttgctgctcccacgtgcaaggcacctgtcaccgcccccttctgcccgagcagtgtgcgtccctttgtgccagacgctctcacgtgctgacacttgcacCTCCTGTGCtggctgtgcttgtggttttgttgctgcctccccttgccgCTCCCAAgtgcaaggcacctgtcaccgcccccttctgcccgagcagtgtgcgtccctttgtgccagacgctctcacgtgctgacacttgcgcctcctgtgctggctgtgcttgtggttttgttgctgcctccccttgctgctcccacgtgcaaggcacctgtcaccgcccccttctgcccgagcagtgtgcgtccctttgtgccagacgctctcacgtgctgacacttgcgcctcctgtgccggttgtgcttgtggttttgttgctgcctccccttgctgctcccacgtgcaaggcacctgtcaccgcccccttctgcccgagcagtgtgcgtccctttgtgccagacgctctcacgtgctgacacttgcgcctcATGTGCtggctgtgcttgtggttttgttgctgcctccccttgccgctcccacgtgcaaggcacctgtcaccgcccccttctgcccgagcagtgtgcgtccctttgtaccagacgctctcacgtgctgacacttgcgcctcctgtgctggctgtgcttgtggttttgttgctgcctccccttgccgctcccacgtgcaaggcacctgtcaccgcccccttctgcccgagcagtgtgcgtccctttgtgccagacgctctcacgtgctgacacttgcgcctcctgtgcTGGCTGTGCTagtggttttgttgctgcctccccttgccgCTCCCAAgtgcaaggcacctgtcaccccccccttctgcccgagcagtgtgcgtccctttgtgccagacgctctcacgtgctgacacttgtGCCTCCTGTGCtggctgtgcttgtggttttgttgctgcctccccttgccgctcccacgtgcaaggcacctgtcGATGCCCCCTTCTGCATTACAAGTGTTCACCGCATTTCGGCTGAAAGTGCCTCCCCTTTCCTGCTCCCTTGTGCTGACACGCGTGTTTGTGCGCTCGTAGTGTATATGGTTTTATGTCAAGTCGTGCCTCCTTGCTGCTCCAGTGTGCCGACACCTGCCACCATCTGCTGGGGCATTAGAAGTGTGTGTGGTTTTGTGGCAGTTGGTTGCCCCACCTGACCTACACGTGCCAACATTCCTTATTGTGATAGAGGTGTTTGTGTTTGTGGTGAGGTTTCTCGGCTTTCTTTTAAGGGGGAGCTTCTTGTGCAGTGTCTAGGCAACGGCTTGCGCTGCTCAGCCGTGCCTTATGCTAGCTGCTGCCTTGTTCAACAGGTCTTGTGGAATGCAAGGGTCGAAGCTACAATAATGTGTTCTGGCTGTCGTGCCACTGGTATCCCTACTACTTCCTGGCTGCATCGTTGCGGCAGCACCAGGCGCAGGGCCAGGAAACGCTGCATTCAGTGGGAATAGGAGCAGATCAGTGAGGCAGGTGATGTGAATGTGATTGCAAGTCATCTCCACAACCAGCACGCCATCGTTCGTGTGAATCCGTTTGCATCATGCAATTTCGCTATTCTCACAGCATTGCAGCCTTGCTGGCATGGATGATGATGTGTCATCGCACCACTAACGCCACACCCTTGTGTGCAGGGTCaggaaaagaaaaattggaggacgcttaagcttcgccttcaagagtgggacgcgacagcgttcccgtcgacccgccaaggggtataagacaatgcgctacggcacagcgatcactgacgatgcgccccgcatcggacttagcgcccacctatcactcggtgagcgtcgagcaacgcagcgttcggcgcggcaacgaaacgtgcgcctgagcgaacgggacgaaccaaagaactcggtgtctcggaggggaaacgatctacgccagccaaacgtcgcgatcggcacgggcagagagatagatagtaatctaaagaaaggaccgggagcacggcgaagcgtcgtcaggggagagggagtcccgcgacgcgcctcgcagcggtcccaatgcgcgcgcggcgcgcctcctgtcggggcagcgccgtacattgagaggagggggtcttctgtgtttgccgcaagatggctctgcgtgtgcggaaagcgcagaagaaatgcagcggaaacgcacttcgtaATTgggacttctgtacgttacatgttcataattaccgatatacaccgcagtataactttccacggctcgtttcgaaggcaacaccgcattcactagaggcgcgtttgcaccgcttggaagcatcgaactcgtggctgagtggtagcgtctccgtctcacactccggagaccctggttcgattcccaccgggccaatcttggaagtacctttttatttatgaagcgcctgccgtgatttatcgctcacggtcaacgccgcaaacaccgacgccgacgacaccggcttttctgcgacacgagctccttaacgctatcgcgttaaaagtgcaAGATTCGTGTGCATCATATGTAGTGTAAACACTATATGTGCCGTGGAAGGTGGCAGGACGTGATGACATGGTGCAGCGAGGCGTGCACCACATCTGAAAACAAAACGATGTTTTCTTGATGCTGTCAATTCATGATAGTGCACTACTGCAATACCACATCTTTAGATGTCATGCCATCGTTACCATATCGTAGCAGTTATTTTACCTTCGTAACACCACTGCTATCATCATCTTGTAACATTGCAATAACTTCAGCATCACGTATCTGTTGTCAGAATTTCCACTCTAGCGCACTCTTGCTCGCACTGACATTGTAATGGCACCATTATGTTACCATTGGCGTCTTTTCAATGCCAGCACGGCATTGTTCTCACGTCTCTGCTTCTTCTCTTGAGTTGGCAGTATACATTCGCTGCTGTCACTTCCATGATGCTTTACTGACACTGCGATTCGATAGCAGGTGTGCAGTCATAACACTTGAGTTAGAACAGGAGTGCCCGGGATCAGCTTGTTTTCTTGATCTGCCTGTGGACTGATAAGGAAGGCTACAGGTGGTGGAAGGCATGCGTCCAACCGAGAACGGATCTGGTATCCCAAAAGTTGTTGAGACAGTGATCATCCAGGGGCGTTATAAGGTAGCTAAAGAGCGCTTTTGCCAATCGCTAAGACAAGTCACCTGACCCAACCTTCTTGATGCCATCTTTCAGCGTCCGCACGGCGCGTTCAGCAAGCCCGTTCGATTGGGAGTGATACGGTGCAGTACTGAAGTGCTTTATGCTGTTTCCTGTCACAAACTTCGTGATTGTCTCTGGCGTGAACTGAGTTCCGTTGTCTGCCACAATGCATCATGGTATGGCCAGCCTGCTGAAGATGTCACGCAAGGATGTAACTGTCGATTGTGCTGTGGCACGACGCACTGGAATTGCTTCGCCCATTTTGAATGTGAATCTATGGCCACTAGGATCATGTTGTTGTTCGCTGGACCAGCATAACCCAAATGGACACGTGACCAATTCTCATGCGTTAGTGGCCAGTTTACTAGTATTTTTGCCGGTGGCATTGCGTTTGCTTGTGTGCATGTAGTACATTTCCTACTGATTTGTTCGATAGCTCCGTCGATGGCCGGCCACCACACGAAAGTACGGGCCAACGACTTCATTGCTGACATTCCCTGGTGCGTCTCGTGCAGGAATTGCAGCATGTCACCACGAGCAACCTCGGGAATCACGACTCTGTGACCCCAGTAAATGAGACCTTTGGAAACGGTTAGCTCACTTTTTCGTGCGAAGTATGGGTCCAACTACGGATCGGGTGCTACATACTTCTTTGGCCAACCATGAAGTATGTAGGAATTGACATTTCCAAGTACTTCACCTTTCTCGGTTTACTGTCTCAATGCTTGCGACGAAAGGGGCACGTCATCCAGCTGCTGCAGCGAGTGCACGAACTCGTGTAGCTCCTCTGATGTGTTGTCAGTGGTTTCTAGAGGAGGCCGACTGAGTGCGTCAGCGTTCAGGTTGTCCGAGCCAGGTTTGTACTCTATCTTGTACAGCTATGTACCCAGCAGCAAGGACCAATGCTGAATTCGTGCGGCAGCCATAGTGGGCGTGGGATGATCTTCGCAAAATAGACCCACCAGCGGCTTGTGAGATGTGATGAAGATGAACGTTATTCCCGGACGGTAGTCCCGAAACTATCCTACCCGAAACACTAGGGCCAACGTTTCACGCTTCAGTTGGGAATAATTCCATTCCCCTTTGCAAAGTCTTCGAGCACAAAAACCTATAGGCTTGTCAACGTTGCCAGTGCGATGGGACAGTACCGCTCCGATCCTGTTGGGTGACGCATCGCACTCCAATCGCAGCGGCAGTGAGGGATCGAAGTGAGTGAGCATTTTGGCATTACATAAAGCGTTTTTTGACTTCTGAAACGCTTCCCGTTGTTGAAAGCCGCAATTCCATCGACGTTCTTTGGTTAGCAAATCGTAGAGCGGTGATATCAGAGTGGTCATATTCAGAAGGAACTTGCTGAAATACGTGAGAAGACGAAAGTATGATCGCAGCTCGCTCACGTTCTTGGGGGTTGGCGCCCTTATGACAGCATCCATGTTCTTCTGCAGAGGTTGCAGCCCTCCAGTACTGATCTTGCAGCCGTGATACGAAACCTCAGGCATCCTGAAGGTGCACTTGTCCTTCCTTAGCCTGACTGCgtactctcgaaagcgctggagaACTGCCTTGAGGTTCTTTCTGCCGTTGTTCCCCTTCTCGGCCACCAGAACGTCGTCAAAGTACGCCTGGACTCCCGGCCAGCGTCCCGGTTCAGGACGCTGGCCATTATTCGCTGAAAGATAGCTGGGGCAGAAGAAACACCAAATGGCAGGCGATTAAAGCAAAATAATCCCCGATGTGGTGATGACCGTCAGCTCCTTTGATTGCTCATACAGGGGAACGTGGTTGCAGGCGTCTCGAAGGTTCAATGTGCTGTAAACGCCACCCTCGTGCAGTACAGCAAAAAAGGTCATTGATTACTGGGAGTGGGTACTGCTCCATCACACAGCTGGCATTTACCGTTAGCTTGTAATCGCCACACAATCGAACTGTTCCATCTTCATTACCAGAACTATCGGCGTCGCCCACTCTAAGTGAGCCACCGGGGACAGGACGCGGAATTGATCAAGCCTGTCCAGCTCGTATGAAACGTTTCGTCCCTATGCATATGGAAGTGGCCCGGCTTTGAAGAACTTTCGAACTGCATCCTCCTGTATGTATAGATGAGTGGGCGGAACATTGAACAGACCCAGTTCAGGTGCAATCACGTCCTCGTACTCACACAGGATCGCTTGCAAGTTTAGCCCTTGCTCTTTAATGCTGGACACGCTCAAAACCGCGGCCCCTTCGTTGTTCAGAATCTGGATGAGATCACGGCCACACAGGATCGGGCCGGCAGGCGCGAACAACGGTCACTGATGCCGTGGCAGTCGTACCGCAGAATGAAACTGGGAGCGTTAGCTTCCCGGCTGTACGCAACGGACCCGAGTAGCATGACTACCTCAAGGTGGATTTTTCAATGCGGGGCTACCTTGTGTGATGTTGGCAGTAGACGTCCCAGGGCACCACGTGCACGAGTGAGGCGGTGTCAATTTCTGTCATGATGTCGGCTCCACCCCAGCAAAAATTGCATCGTACCGGGCTGACGACTCCGCTGTCTGCGGTTGGTTGTGGATTTAGTGTATACAACTGTGCGGAGAGCTTGGCTGCGGCATTTTCGATTGAGCCACTGCTCAGCGCCAAGCTCTGGTGCGGTCGCTTTTCCTTAGATCGACGCAGGGCAGCTATGTGCCCATTCTTGCTACAGTTGAAACATTAGGCATGTTTAAATGCACAAGTCGCCTCGCCGTGCTAGCGGATTCAACACCGATGACAACGTTCAGACGATCCACTCGCCTGACTACAGGTTTTTCCTGCCTGTCGATGCGGTTGATCGCCCGCTAGTCTGTGACGCTCGGGCTCTTCTTTCGGTTCCGTCTGCTTCATAAGCTGAACACCCTGTCGTGCAGCCTCTGCTGCAAGCACAATGTTTTGTGCCTCCTGCTATGTCAGTTTCTGGTGAGAAAGCAGTGCTTTGTGCACGTCACTGCTGCGAATTCCACACGCGATCCTGTCTCGCAGCAGGCGGTTCAACATGGCCCCCAAATTTACGTTTATCAGCCAGGCGCGAAAGCTCTACGATAACCTGTTGAGCTTATTTCACTTCCCTTTGAATGCGGGTGAAGAACTTGAAGCTTGCGGCTATCTCATTTGGCGGGGGTGCGTAAAATTCTTCGAGCATGGTAACCGCTTCCGCGTAGTTAACTTGCTCACCTTTCGTGGGGCACAACGTCCACTCAGTACGTCGATAGGCTTCGAGCTCAGTGCCGAGATGAGAAGCGCTCTTTTAGTGTCGTCGACGATGTCGTTACCCTTGAAGTACGACTCGACTCTGATGTAGTCTGACGACCACTTGTCCTTGGCGTCGGCGAAATGTGGAACTTGGTACGCCATGGCAGgagtgttcgccgtcatcagGGTTGCGGTTCgtagctcgtcgccactgttataAATCAACTGTTATGACTGCTACCAGGCGAGAACAGCATCcggccggacggccaggagcaCAGTAAAGGCCACACAAGAACGGGAACACTGCGCCCGTTTATTCAGTGACAGCACTTTGTTCAGATCTTCTCAAGCTGCTCCGGCACATGCAATGACACCAGTCTCGCGCCACGGCAAACGCGGTTTTCTCTGTCTTCGTTGTCGTTTTCACTTTGCAGCAGTTGTGAACACTGCAGTGTCGTCACACAAGTGTGCCTGTTTCAATAATGCAACTGTGATCATACCATTCTGGTTGCCCTAATGGTGATGTCGTAATAATA
Coding sequences within:
- the LOC139051950 gene encoding putative nuclease HARBI1; this translates as MTKSAVRLLCSELAHLLEPPTAGGLSVEDQVLCTLRFFATGSFQSSVGSEAAIDMSQASVSRCIAKVARSIVQVGKEQGWVAFPRTAGERAAIKQGFLQRGRLGGVIGCVDGTFIAIVAPNLPPAQKATYWCRKGYYALNAMVVCDSDLRVLHVDPRFAGSCHDAHVWRYASLRRRIASGRIAVQYGEYLLGDSAYPLEPWLLTPAPGHPAPHTPEGRYNAAHTSARSAVERCIGVMKSRFRCLQRHRALHYGPKKAATIVAACAALHNLCIDEDVPHTGRVYSGDDDDGDRPHGSSSAGQGLVECKGRSYNNVFWLSCHWYPYYFLAASLRQHQAQGQETLHSELQHVTTSNLGNHDSVTPVNETFGNG